One window of the Chryseotalea sp. WA131a genome contains the following:
- a CDS encoding 3-hydroxyanthranilate 3,4-dioxygenase → MSIRRPFNLNKWIEENRALLKPPVGNKNLYADAGDYIVMIVAGPNARKDYHYNETEELYYQLEGNITVKIQEDGKAVDIPLNEGDMFLLPARVPHSPIRTPNSIGLVIECKRTTTEDDGLMWFCENCNNKLHEYKFHLENIEKDFIPRFRDFYGSVELRTCKKCGTVMETDKRFV, encoded by the coding sequence ATGTCTATTCGCAGACCTTTTAACCTGAATAAGTGGATTGAAGAAAACCGTGCACTGTTAAAGCCTCCGGTTGGCAACAAAAATCTGTATGCCGATGCAGGCGACTACATTGTGATGATTGTGGCAGGCCCCAATGCACGAAAAGATTATCACTACAATGAAACCGAAGAATTGTACTATCAGCTGGAAGGCAATATCACGGTAAAAATCCAAGAAGACGGCAAGGCAGTGGATATTCCGTTGAATGAAGGCGATATGTTTTTGTTACCCGCACGCGTACCGCACTCGCCCATTCGCACACCTAATTCAATTGGGTTGGTGATTGAATGTAAACGCACCACAACCGAAGACGATGGCCTAATGTGGTTTTGTGAAAACTGCAACAACAAACTACACGAATATAAATTTCACCTGGAAAACATCGAAAAAGATTTCATTCCGCGTTTCCGCGACTTTTATGGATCCGTGGAATTACGGACTTGTAAGAAGTGCGGTACAGTAATGGAAACAGACAAACGATTTGTATAA
- a CDS encoding DinB family protein — protein MKKEEIIRELHKHYLDFSQFVQSIPPEKVSTHSNNKWSAAEQLDHIIKSLAPVKLAFSLPHFLFKIAFGKANRPSKNYEQLVAKYQGKLAEGGKAPKRYIPEKKRNVSSEASKLDAIVEALCKKVEGFSENELDLLLLPHPLMGKLTLREMLYFTIYHVQHHHIQVKNNLSLK, from the coding sequence ATGAAAAAAGAAGAAATCATACGCGAGCTTCATAAGCATTACTTGGATTTTAGTCAATTTGTTCAATCAATTCCACCCGAAAAAGTAAGCACCCATTCTAACAATAAATGGAGTGCCGCAGAACAACTGGACCATATCATTAAAAGTTTGGCACCTGTTAAGTTAGCCTTCTCACTGCCACACTTTTTATTCAAAATTGCTTTTGGCAAAGCAAACAGGCCATCAAAAAACTATGAGCAATTAGTTGCCAAGTACCAAGGCAAATTAGCAGAAGGAGGAAAAGCACCCAAAAGGTATATACCTGAAAAAAAGAGAAACGTATCGAGCGAAGCATCCAAATTAGATGCAATCGTTGAAGCGCTGTGCAAAAAAGTAGAAGGGTTTTCAGAAAATGAATTGGACTTATTGCTATTGCCTCATCCCTTAATGGGAAAATTAACGTTACGCGAAATGCTTTACTTCACCATCTATCATGTACAACATCATCACATTCAAGTAAAAAACAATCTTTCGCTAAAATGA
- the kynU gene encoding kynureninase encodes MKFENSLAFAKQLDQQDPLKSFRSQFHFPKINGRTPLYFTGNSLGLQPKITKEFVNEELEDWSKLGVEGHFHARRPWLHYHKFSKKVLAQLVGAKPIEVVAMNQLTVNLHLMMATFYNPTFLRYKIITEAGAFSSDQYAFESQFKFRYVNHNDGLIELKPRPGEFTLRTEDIVRAIKENSDQLALVIFGAVQYYSGQFFDIESITKAGHKAGAMVGFDLAHAIGNVPLQLHKHNVDFAVWCSYKYLNAGPGGVAGAFVHERHAKDFSLSRLAGWWGHDEKERFQMKKGFVPMPGADGWQVSNFPVLSGSALQASLQIFENASIKKLRKKSELLTGYLYFLLQQIDLEKEHFLIITPANANERGCQLSILMKKDGKKVFNKIAKAGVIADWREPNVIRVAPVPLYNSFEDVFRFIKIFRDSLK; translated from the coding sequence ATGAAATTTGAAAATTCACTGGCTTTTGCAAAACAGTTAGATCAACAAGACCCACTTAAATCTTTCCGCTCTCAATTTCATTTTCCAAAAATAAATGGAAGAACTCCTCTTTATTTTACTGGCAATTCGTTGGGTTTACAGCCTAAGATCACCAAAGAATTTGTGAATGAAGAATTGGAAGATTGGTCGAAGCTTGGAGTGGAAGGTCATTTTCATGCACGCAGGCCATGGTTACATTATCATAAATTCAGCAAGAAGGTGCTGGCGCAATTGGTAGGAGCAAAACCGATTGAGGTAGTGGCCATGAATCAGCTCACCGTTAATTTGCATTTGATGATGGCTACCTTTTATAATCCAACCTTTTTGCGGTATAAGATTATAACTGAAGCAGGCGCTTTTTCATCCGATCAATATGCGTTTGAATCGCAATTCAAGTTTCGCTATGTCAATCATAACGATGGATTGATTGAACTAAAACCACGACCGGGCGAGTTTACCCTTCGCACCGAAGATATTGTTCGCGCCATCAAAGAAAATTCCGACCAATTGGCGCTAGTCATTTTCGGTGCGGTGCAATATTATTCGGGTCAATTCTTCGATATAGAAAGCATCACCAAAGCTGGTCATAAGGCTGGTGCGATGGTTGGTTTTGACTTGGCGCACGCCATCGGTAATGTGCCGTTGCAACTGCACAAACACAATGTTGATTTTGCTGTGTGGTGCAGTTACAAGTATTTAAATGCTGGGCCGGGAGGAGTGGCCGGAGCGTTTGTTCATGAACGCCATGCAAAAGATTTTTCACTTTCGCGCTTGGCCGGATGGTGGGGGCATGACGAAAAAGAGCGCTTTCAAATGAAGAAAGGTTTTGTGCCCATGCCTGGGGCAGATGGCTGGCAGGTTTCTAATTTTCCAGTATTGTCTGGAAGTGCCTTGCAAGCTTCGCTACAAATTTTTGAGAATGCCAGCATTAAAAAATTGAGGAAGAAAAGCGAACTGCTGACGGGCTATTTATACTTTTTGTTGCAGCAAATTGATTTAGAAAAAGAACATTTTCTAATCATCACGCCCGCCAATGCCAACGAGCGGGGTTGCCAGCTTTCTATCTTGATGAAAAAAGATGGCAAGAAGGTATTCAATAAAATTGCGAAAGCAGGAGTCATAGCCGATTGGCGCGAGCCAAATGTCATTCGTGTGGCACCCGTGCCATTGTACAATTCATTTGAGGATGTGTTTAGATTTATTAAAATTTTTAGAGATTCATTAAAGTAA
- a CDS encoding FAD-dependent monooxygenase, with translation MSNKKHIALIGAGLVGSLLAIYLRKREYQVSVFERRPDMRKKGYEGGRSINLALSNRGIRALEEVGLADALKKEAIPMHGRMIHDLQGHLNFQPYGKEGEYINSVSRSGLNKILMSEAERLGVNFFFERRIQQVNFEKTSITFQTSNHETQTSNFDLIIGTDGAFSAVRLAMQLTDRFDYQQDYIDHGYKELHIPSDQAGNYQMEKNALHIWPRESYMLIALPNPDGSFTLTLFFPFDGEPSFNQLKTEQDVASFFKRVFPDAHALMPEVLKDFFHNPTSSLVTVKCFPWVKNKTLLIGDAAHAIVPFYGQGMNAGFEDCRELNLLLDKHRDDWEKVLPAFQELRKPNADAIAQLALDNFIEMRDLVNDPDFILRKKIEAELHKRYPTQWIPLYSMVTFREDIPYAVAYATGQKQKKIMEEVLRLPNITTSWEQLRFEEIIEKLNDQSISV, from the coding sequence GTGTCAAACAAAAAACACATTGCCCTTATCGGTGCTGGATTAGTTGGTTCGTTGTTGGCCATCTATCTACGGAAAAGAGAGTATCAAGTTTCGGTTTTTGAGCGCAGACCCGACATGCGCAAAAAAGGATATGAAGGCGGACGATCGATTAATCTTGCCTTGAGCAACCGTGGCATTCGCGCACTAGAAGAAGTTGGTTTGGCCGATGCGTTAAAGAAAGAAGCTATTCCTATGCATGGCCGCATGATCCACGATTTGCAAGGCCACCTCAATTTTCAACCGTACGGAAAAGAAGGAGAATACATCAATTCTGTTTCGCGAAGTGGGTTGAATAAGATATTGATGAGTGAAGCCGAGCGTTTAGGTGTCAATTTCTTTTTTGAAAGAAGAATTCAACAGGTTAATTTTGAAAAAACATCCATCACCTTTCAAACTTCAAACCACGAAACTCAAACATCTAATTTCGATTTAATCATCGGCACAGATGGTGCGTTCTCGGCTGTTCGGCTAGCGATGCAACTCACCGATCGGTTCGATTATCAACAAGACTACATCGATCACGGTTATAAAGAATTGCACATTCCATCCGATCAAGCTGGCAATTATCAAATGGAAAAAAATGCACTCCACATTTGGCCACGCGAAAGTTACATGCTCATTGCATTGCCCAATCCTGACGGTAGTTTCACACTCACGTTATTTTTTCCCTTTGATGGAGAGCCTTCCTTTAACCAATTAAAAACAGAGCAGGATGTAGCCTCTTTTTTTAAGCGCGTGTTTCCAGACGCGCACGCGTTAATGCCTGAGGTACTAAAAGATTTTTTTCACAACCCGACCTCTTCGTTGGTGACCGTAAAATGTTTTCCATGGGTAAAAAATAAAACACTTTTGATTGGCGATGCTGCCCATGCCATCGTTCCGTTTTATGGCCAAGGCATGAATGCTGGCTTTGAAGATTGTCGCGAATTAAATTTATTGTTGGATAAACATCGTGATGATTGGGAAAAAGTTTTGCCCGCGTTTCAAGAATTGCGAAAGCCAAATGCCGATGCCATTGCGCAGTTGGCACTCGATAATTTTATTGAGATGCGCGACTTGGTAAACGACCCTGATTTCATTCTCCGAAAAAAGATTGAAGCCGAACTTCATAAACGTTACCCCACCCAATGGATTCCACTTTACTCGATGGTCACCTTTCGCGAAGACATACCCTACGCGGTTGCCTACGCCACGGGACAAAAGCAAAAGAAAATAATGGAAGAAGTTCTTCGATTACCTAATATTACAACATCTTGGGAACAGCTACGATTTGAGGAGATTATTGAAAAATTGAATGATCAGAGTATTTCGGTGTAA
- a CDS encoding type II toxin-antitoxin system RelE/ParE family toxin, which produces MSGKVRVNILSQAEEDIEEIIDFIFEDRPSAADSIFEKFQIAFSLLAKNPSAGRKARDKRLSLLGYRYLVVGNYLIFYSIKSNAVYVYRVLHGARNYTEIL; this is translated from the coding sequence ATGAGCGGAAAAGTAAGGGTTAATATTCTTTCTCAAGCCGAGGAAGACATCGAAGAAATTATTGACTTTATTTTCGAGGATCGGCCAAGTGCTGCGGATAGTATTTTTGAAAAATTTCAGATAGCTTTCTCTCTCTTGGCAAAGAATCCATCGGCAGGTCGAAAAGCGAGGGACAAAAGATTGAGTCTTTTAGGTTATCGTTATTTGGTGGTAGGTAATTACTTAATTTTTTATAGCATTAAGTCCAATGCAGTTTACGTTTACCGAGTTTTACACGGAGCTAGAAATTACACCGAAATACTCTGA
- a CDS encoding type II toxin-antitoxin system Phd/YefM family antitoxin: MAIIKPISDLRNKSNEISEMAHATQEPIYITKNGEGDLVVMSIQEYRKLERKLDLFAKLSVAQAQWDQGDRGRPYRDVMKDIRKRLDERKSKG; this comes from the coding sequence ATGGCGATTATAAAACCAATTTCAGATTTGCGGAACAAATCGAATGAAATCTCAGAGATGGCGCATGCTACGCAGGAACCTATTTACATAACTAAAAATGGGGAAGGCGACCTAGTAGTCATGTCAATTCAGGAGTATCGGAAACTCGAAAGAAAACTCGACTTGTTTGCTAAACTGTCGGTTGCACAAGCGCAGTGGGATCAAGGTGATCGAGGCCGACCTTATCGTGACGTAATGAAGGACATTCGAAAAAGACTTGATGAGCGGAAAAGTAAGGGTTAA
- a CDS encoding transporter substrate-binding domain-containing protein, whose protein sequence is MARKAVVVFFLTIALLATHCKPVADQPTFSQTPQVEFDLPAIQKRGYLEAIIDNNSVSYFIYKGTPMGYEYELLQQLCKSLKVKLKIKVISGIDEAINQLNIGGGDVLAFPLTVTKERTNYLSFTQTHFNTYQVLVQKKPANWRMQPPAVVEKKLIRNPIELVGKEVHVLKSSSFSERLKNLSHEVGGDILIKEDSALAETESLIRKVATGEIKYTVTDQTIALVNSLYYPNLDINTTVSLPQQIAWGVRQNSPLLLAATNQWLLQVKRNGIFQTIYDKYFNSPRFSITMAESDYSTLGGQKLSPYDEQLKKGAEQLGWDWRLVASIVYQESHFDPNVKSWAGAIGLMQLMPETGDYFGVHNLWDPQTNIKTGIRFLKFLDDYWVKTVTNPDERMKFVLASYNVGLSHVIDAQKLARKNGRNPAKWTDEVEYFLSQKSNPKYYRDAVVAAGYCRCDGPVRYVKEVLERYEEYKIHIEA, encoded by the coding sequence ATGGCTAGAAAGGCGGTAGTCGTTTTTTTTCTCACAATTGCGCTTTTGGCAACGCATTGTAAACCCGTGGCCGATCAACCAACCTTTTCGCAAACTCCGCAAGTAGAATTTGACCTTCCTGCCATTCAGAAACGGGGCTACTTAGAAGCCATTATCGATAACAACTCGGTCAGCTATTTTATTTACAAAGGCACACCCATGGGCTATGAGTATGAGCTGTTGCAGCAGTTGTGTAAGTCGCTAAAAGTAAAATTGAAAATTAAAGTAATCTCCGGCATTGATGAGGCCATCAATCAATTGAACATTGGCGGTGGAGATGTATTGGCTTTTCCGTTGACCGTTACAAAAGAGCGAACTAATTATTTATCTTTTACACAGACCCATTTTAATACCTATCAAGTATTGGTACAAAAGAAGCCAGCCAACTGGCGCATGCAGCCGCCAGCGGTGGTGGAGAAAAAACTAATTCGCAACCCCATCGAACTAGTTGGTAAAGAAGTCCACGTGCTAAAAAGTTCTTCGTTTAGTGAGCGGTTGAAAAATTTATCGCACGAAGTAGGTGGTGATATTTTGATCAAGGAAGACAGTGCTTTGGCGGAAACAGAATCGTTGATTCGAAAGGTGGCCACGGGTGAAATAAAATACACGGTCACCGATCAAACCATTGCCTTGGTCAATTCATTGTATTACCCGAACTTGGATATTAACACCACCGTAAGCTTGCCACAGCAAATTGCTTGGGGAGTGAGACAAAATTCTCCCTTGTTGTTAGCGGCCACAAACCAGTGGCTGCTGCAGGTAAAGCGGAACGGAATCTTCCAAACGATATATGATAAGTATTTTAACTCCCCGCGATTTTCAATAACCATGGCAGAAAGCGATTATTCAACGTTAGGCGGACAAAAACTTTCCCCCTATGACGAGCAACTTAAAAAAGGAGCGGAGCAATTGGGTTGGGATTGGCGCTTGGTGGCTTCCATCGTTTATCAAGAATCACATTTTGATCCCAATGTAAAATCGTGGGCGGGTGCCATTGGGCTGATGCAACTGATGCCGGAGACGGGCGATTATTTTGGTGTCCACAATCTTTGGGATCCGCAAACAAACATCAAAACGGGTATTCGTTTTTTGAAATTTTTGGATGACTATTGGGTAAAAACGGTAACCAACCCTGACGAGCGAATGAAGTTTGTGTTGGCTTCCTACAATGTGGGCTTGTCTCACGTGATCGATGCGCAGAAGCTAGCCCGAAAAAATGGACGCAATCCCGCGAAGTGGACAGACGAAGTAGAATATTTTCTTTCACAAAAGTCAAATCCAAAATACTATCGAGATGCGGTGGTGGCCGCAGGCTATTGCCGATGCGATGGCCCCGTGCGTTATGTGAAGGAAGTGTTGGAACGATACGAAGAATACAAGATACATATTGAAGCCTAA
- a CDS encoding TonB-dependent receptor: MRKNLLLTLTLLLSATVGLMAQGVTTASISGKVTGIKSSVTAEQRTTSPGEVLPGANVVATHTPSGSTYGATTQADGRFVIPGMRIGGPYVVKVSFVGYKETSYTDIYLSLGAVANLDIQLPEESTDLEAVVVSADKSDIFSADRTGAGTNITKQTINSLPTISRSINDFTRLTPQANGRSFAGTDARLNNITIDGSIFNNSFGLADQPGGRTGSTPISLDAIEEVQVNIAPFDVRQAGFTGAGVNAVTRSGTNEFSGSVFYNIRNESFVGTKAKDLPVVVNSFDVKQYGFRIGGPIIKDKLFFFANAELERRTEPATNFRANTGTEPVTGNVTRVLASDLDALSSFLKSTYGYETGPYQGYNNESFSDKFLIKFDYNINQNNKLSLRYNYLDSETDVLLSNSASLGFGARRSNNNALNYKNSNYKQTEKIQSVIAELNSRISGKLSNQIIAGYTFQNEDRGSAGNLFPLVEIQNGGTTYITFGSEPFTPSNKLNYKTYQFQDNLTYYGGKHTVTAGFNFERFEFENVFFPGSQSVYVYNSLANFYAATDANPTNDPTLRRFQLRYSGLPGGAEPVQPTKVNYMGLYLQDEFQPIERLKITAGIRFDVPSFENTGRTNTSVEPLSFNDANGNAGYKINTSKLPDANVLISPRFGFNYDVFGNRSTQVRGGTGLFTGRPAFVWISNQIGNNGVLTGFEQLDNTLIRPFSPNPAAYIPATPTLPSSVELAATDPSFKFPQIWRSNLAVDQKLPFGLVGTLEYIYSKDVNGVTYWNANLPGAQSSFVGPDTRARWTNNRVNPGPGFTVTSAEVLSNNDQGYSTSLTAMLSRPFKNGFTAMAAYNYGESKNVLDAGSIARGSWTGNAIVNNPNKPDLAFSSNDQTHRVIASASYRKEYLGFAATQISMVWESRTQGRFSYVYSGDANGDAATGNDLIWVPRDAATDLIFDNTWDPDGSGPLTAGSYSAAQQAADFNAYISQDEYLSSRRGQYAERNGALRPWLTSVDLSIVQEFFVKVGDKGKRNTIQVRADFTNIGNLLNSAWGVSDLNVQTQLLNRSGFTAAGEPIYRFTPLSTAGGTITPVSRTYQTRTTINDVWQAQLSLRYIFN, translated from the coding sequence ATGAGAAAAAATTTACTGCTGACTTTGACGCTTCTCCTATCGGCAACGGTAGGGCTGATGGCGCAAGGAGTTACCACCGCTTCGATCAGCGGAAAGGTGACAGGAATAAAAAGTTCGGTGACTGCCGAACAACGGACTACTTCTCCTGGCGAAGTTTTACCAGGTGCGAATGTGGTAGCAACACACACACCTTCTGGAAGTACGTATGGAGCCACCACACAAGCCGATGGCCGTTTTGTTATTCCAGGTATGAGAATTGGAGGGCCATATGTCGTTAAGGTCTCATTTGTTGGATACAAGGAGACGAGCTATACTGACATTTATCTTAGCTTGGGGGCAGTTGCTAACCTGGATATTCAATTACCGGAGGAATCAACAGATTTAGAGGCGGTTGTGGTTTCAGCTGATAAGAGCGATATTTTTAGTGCTGACAGGACCGGAGCGGGGACAAACATCACGAAACAAACGATCAACTCACTACCCACAATCAGCCGCTCAATTAATGACTTTACGAGATTGACTCCACAAGCGAATGGACGTTCCTTTGCCGGAACAGACGCTAGATTGAATAACATTACAATTGATGGATCAATTTTCAACAACAGTTTTGGTTTGGCTGACCAGCCTGGCGGTCGCACGGGCTCTACACCCATATCGTTAGATGCGATTGAGGAAGTTCAAGTAAACATAGCTCCTTTCGATGTTCGGCAGGCAGGCTTTACAGGTGCCGGTGTGAACGCAGTGACACGTAGCGGAACGAACGAATTTAGCGGTTCGGTTTTCTACAACATACGGAACGAATCATTCGTTGGTACAAAGGCAAAAGATTTGCCTGTTGTAGTAAATAGTTTTGATGTCAAGCAATATGGCTTTAGAATAGGGGGTCCGATTATTAAAGACAAATTGTTCTTTTTTGCCAATGCCGAACTTGAAAGAAGAACCGAGCCAGCCACCAACTTCAGGGCAAACACAGGCACTGAACCTGTTACCGGCAACGTGACACGTGTGTTAGCGTCTGATTTGGACGCTTTGAGCTCTTTTCTCAAGAGTACTTATGGCTACGAAACCGGTCCTTATCAAGGCTATAACAATGAGTCATTCAGTGACAAGTTTTTGATAAAGTTTGATTACAACATCAACCAAAACAACAAGTTAAGTCTACGTTACAATTATTTAGATTCAGAAACAGATGTATTGTTAAGTAATAGCGCTTCACTTGGTTTTGGCGCCAGAAGGTCAAATAATAATGCATTAAACTATAAGAATTCAAACTATAAGCAGACAGAGAAAATACAATCAGTAATTGCTGAGTTGAACTCCCGAATTAGTGGTAAGTTATCTAATCAGATTATTGCTGGATATACCTTCCAAAATGAAGATCGAGGTTCTGCGGGTAACTTGTTTCCGTTAGTGGAGATTCAGAATGGAGGCACGACTTATATAACGTTTGGTTCTGAGCCTTTCACGCCAAGTAATAAACTGAATTATAAGACCTATCAGTTTCAGGACAATTTAACCTACTACGGTGGCAAACATACCGTAACGGCTGGCTTCAACTTTGAGCGATTTGAGTTTGAAAATGTGTTTTTCCCAGGTTCGCAAAGCGTTTACGTGTATAATAGTCTTGCAAACTTCTATGCTGCTACTGACGCCAATCCCACTAATGATCCTACTCTGAGGCGGTTCCAATTGCGCTATTCCGGTCTTCCGGGAGGAGCCGAGCCAGTTCAGCCAACCAAGGTGAACTATATGGGATTGTACCTGCAAGACGAATTCCAACCAATTGAAAGATTAAAAATCACGGCTGGTATTCGTTTTGATGTTCCAAGTTTTGAGAATACTGGTAGAACAAATACTTCGGTTGAACCACTTTCATTTAATGATGCGAACGGAAATGCAGGCTATAAAATCAATACTTCAAAATTGCCTGATGCGAATGTGCTGATTTCTCCGCGTTTTGGGTTTAACTATGATGTATTTGGAAATAGATCAACTCAGGTAAGAGGAGGTACAGGTTTGTTTACTGGTCGTCCTGCGTTTGTGTGGATATCAAACCAGATTGGTAACAATGGTGTGTTAACAGGTTTCGAGCAATTAGATAACACTCTGATCAGACCATTCAGTCCCAATCCGGCTGCCTATATTCCTGCTACGCCTACGTTGCCAAGTTCCGTTGAACTTGCTGCTACAGACCCGAGCTTTAAGTTTCCTCAAATCTGGCGATCAAATTTAGCGGTTGATCAGAAGCTTCCTTTCGGCTTGGTAGGTACGTTAGAGTACATCTATTCAAAGGATGTAAATGGAGTTACGTATTGGAATGCAAATTTACCGGGTGCTCAATCGTCTTTTGTTGGACCTGATACTAGAGCCCGTTGGACAAACAATAGAGTAAATCCTGGCCCAGGCTTCACCGTTACAAGTGCAGAGGTTCTTTCCAATAATGACCAAGGTTATTCTACTTCACTTACAGCCATGCTATCCAGACCTTTCAAAAATGGATTTACTGCCATGGCAGCATACAATTACGGTGAATCCAAAAATGTATTAGACGCAGGTTCAATCGCGAGAGGTTCATGGACAGGAAATGCCATCGTAAACAATCCAAACAAACCAGATCTGGCTTTTTCTAGCAACGATCAAACGCACAGAGTGATCGCATCTGCAAGCTACCGCAAGGAATACCTAGGATTTGCAGCTACTCAGATATCAATGGTTTGGGAGAGCAGAACGCAAGGTCGATTTAGCTACGTTTATTCTGGCGATGCCAATGGTGATGCAGCTACTGGAAACGACCTAATCTGGGTTCCTCGTGACGCAGCTACCGATTTAATCTTTGACAATACATGGGATCCGGATGGATCTGGGCCATTGACAGCAGGTTCCTATTCTGCCGCTCAGCAAGCAGCCGACTTTAATGCCTATATCTCGCAAGATGAATATCTCAGTTCAAGAAGAGGTCAATATGCTGAACGCAATGGCGCATTGCGCCCATGGCTCACTAGCGTTGACTTAAGCATTGTCCAAGAGTTTTTTGTTAAGGTAGGAGACAAAGGGAAAAGGAACACCATCCAAGTAAGAGCAGATTTCACTAATATCGGTAATCTATTGAATAGTGCTTGGGGGGTTTCGGATTTAAACGTTCAAACACAGCTTTTGAATCGTTCTGGTTTTACTGCTGCCGGGGAACCGATATACAGATTTACTCCTCTTTCAACTGCGGGAGGCACCATTACTCCTGTTTCGAGAACTTATCAAACACGTACAACGATTAATGATGTTTGGCAGGCACAGCTAAGCCTTCGGTATATTTTCAACTAA